The genome window ATTATAGCCGTGCCTATATCTTTAATAGGCGCATTTTTTGTGATGCAATTATTCGGTCTTTCGATAAATTTAATCACCTTATTTGCTCTGGTGCTGGCCATAGGGATAGTAGTAGATGATGCCATTGTTGTGGTAGAAGCCGTCCATGAAAAAATGGAAGAAGAACACTTAAGCCCTTATAAAGCGGTAAAAAAGGTAATCAAGGAAATAGGAGGTGCCATTATCGCCATCACCTTAGTAATGGTTGCCGTTTTTATTCCTATTTCTTTTATGTCAGGTCCAGTAGGAGTGTTTTACAGACAGTTTTCTATAACTATGATTGGAGCTATTTCTATTTCTGCTATTGTTGCTTTGACGCTTACTCCAGTATTGTGTGCTATGATTCTAAAAGACAATCATGGGAAACCTAGAAAAAAATCTTTAGTAGATAAATTTATAGACGGTTTCAACTCCAGATTTGAAAAACTTACCGGTAGATATATCAAATTGTTGAGGCTTATTGTGAATAGAAGAGTGATTACTTTTTCTATTTTGATAGTCTTTTGTGTTGGGATATTTTTCACCAATGAAGTATTGCCTTCTGGCTTTATTCCTAATGAAGATCAAGGAACCATTTATGCGATCATTCAAACGCCGCCTGGAGCTACGCTGGAAAGAACTAATGATGTGGCTCAAAAATTACAAAAGCTATGTTTGGAAGTAGATGGAATAGAATCTGTTTCTTCTCTAGCCGGGTATGAAATTATGACCGAAGGTCGTGGTTCTAATGCAGGAACATGTTTGATCAACTTAAAGTCTTGGTCAGAAAGAGAACACTCTGTTCATGAGATCATGGAAGAGCTGGAAGAGAAAAGTGAAGGATTAGGAGCTGTGATTGAATATTTTGAACCACCAGCAGTTCCAGGTTTTGGCTCTTCAGGAGGTTTTGCAATGCGTTTACTGGACAAGAATAACAGTACCGATTATCAAGAATTTGATAAGGTAAATAAGAATTTCATGACCGCTTTAAGCAAACGAGAAGAGCTAACAGGTGTGTTCACCTTTTTTGCGGCAAACTATCCTCAAATAGACTTGAAGATCAACAATGAGGCGGCAATGCAAAAAGGGGTTTCTATAGGAAAGGCTATGGAAAATCTAAATATATTAATAGGAAGTACCTACGAACAGGGTTTTATACGATTCGGAAGATTTTTTAAAGTGTATACGCAAGCAGGGCCAGAATACCGTAGGCTTCCATCAGATTTAGAGAAACTCTATGTAAAGAATGATACTGGAGAAATGGTACCTTATTCGTCTTTTATGACTTTAGAAAAAAAATTAGGACCTAATGAGATTACCAGATATAATTTATATAATTCTGCCTCGATAAATGGATTGCCAGCCGAAGGTTTTACCAGTGGAGATGCGATAAAAGCCATTCAAGAAGTTGCAGAAGAAACCTTACCTCGTGGTTATGATATCGCATGGGAAGGATTGTCCTATGATGAGGCCGGTAGAGGTAGTGAGTCCATTTATATCTTTGGAATCGTATTGTTATTTGTATATCTAGTTCTAGCAGCACAGTATGAAAGTTTCTTGCTGCCACTAGCCGTTATTTTATCATTACCAGTTGGGATATTTGGTTCCTTCCTATTACTTAAGTTTATGGGGCTAGCAAACGATATCTACGCACAGATAGGTTTGATCATGCTGGTCGGTTTATTGGGTAAAAACGCGGTGCTTATTGTCGAGTTTGCTGTCCAAAAACGAGATCAAGGCGCAACCATTTTTGAAGCAGCTATTCAAGGTGCCAAAATGCGTTTTAGACCTATTTTGATGACGTCTTTTGCATTTATTGCCGGATTGATACCGCTTGTCTTAGCCTCTGGCGCAGGAGCAATAGCAAATAGGACTATAGGTGCATCTGCAATGGGAGGTATGTTATTAGGTACCTTATTAGGTGTTATAGTCATTCCTGGGCTCTATTACATTTTTGCTACCATGGCAGATGGTCGCGGCCTTATCAAGAACGAAACTAGAGTTACCGTTTCTGAAGAATATTATAAATATTCTGAAGAAGGAGATACGACTAGAAAGGAACTTAGTAGGCTTAGAAAGCTTATCAATAAACTCGGTTTAAAAAGTACAACAGACAAAGAATAATATTATGTTTTCATATAAAAATAATTTAATAATAATCGGATTAGTGTTTTTACTTCTTCAATCTTGCGTTCCTACAAGGAACGTAAGAGAGGTAAAAACCCAACTTCCTGAGAGCTACCAACTAGAGCAAGGGGACACTATAACCAGCGCTCATAAAAAATGGAACGACTTCTTTACAGATCCACAACTACATACGCTCATTGAACAAGCCTTGGCAAATAACCAAGAGTTGAACATAATGCTACAGCAAATTGCGGTTTCACAAAATGAAATACAAGCTAGAAAGGGTGAGTATTTACCATTTGTAAATCTGCGTGCTGGTGCTGAGGTGGAAAAAGTAGGTGAGTTTACTAGAAATGGTGCGGTGGAAGAAAACCTTAATATCAGAGAAGGAGATGCTTTTCCAGATCCACTTACCAACTATCAAGTGGGACTTTTTGCATCTTGGGAATTAGATGTTTGGAAAAAATTGCGCAACTCTAAAAAAGCTGCCGTAATGGAATACCTAGCTACTGTAGAAGGTAAAAACTTTATGGTCACTAACTTGGTGGCAGAAATTGCTGGTTCTTATTATGAATTGCTAGCCTTGGATTATGAACTTAAGATTATTAATCAAAACTTAGAAATTCAAGGTGCTTCACTGGAGATTGTAAAGATTCAAAAACAAGCGGCAAGAGCAACAGAGTTAGCCGTAAAACGTTTTGAAGCCGAAGTTTATAAAAACAGGAGTGAGCGATATGATATCAAACAACAAATTGTAGAGGTAGAAAATAAAATTAACTTTTTAATAGGGCAGCAACCTACAGTTGTAATGCGTAGCAATCAGGATTTTATTGAAATTGAAATTGATAGCGTGTCAAAGGGTATTCCTGCTCAACTGCTTCAATACCGACCTGATATACGCCAGGCAGAGCTAGAACTTGCTGCTGCAAAGTTAAATGTACAAGTTGCTCGGGCAAACTTCTATCCCTCCTTTGGTATACGTTCTGGGGTAGGTTTAGAAGCCTTTCAACCTAAATTTTTAACGAGTACACCAAGTTCTTTGTTGTACAGTCTTGCAGGTGACGTGGTCTCTCCGCTAATTAACAGAAATGCAATTAAAGCTGCTTATCATACAGCAAATGACAGACAGCTACAGGCCGTTTTTGAGTATGAAAAAACCATCTTAAACGCTTACATCGAAGTGGCAAATAAACTGTCGGCGATTGAGAATTTGAAAAAAAGTTATGATCTCAAAATCGAGCAAGTAAAATCACTTAATGAATCTATAGATATTTCTAATAAGTTGTTTCAATCTGCAAGAGCAGATTATATGGAAGTATTATTGACACAAAGAGATGCTTTAAATGCAAAAACAGAATTAGTAGAAACTAGAAAAAACCAACTGCTCACAAGGGTAGGAATTTACAAAGCCTTAGGTGGTGGATGGAATTGAAGTTTTGAATACAACAGCAAGGTGGCGATCTTTAAAAATTATTTGATAAGGTGTCTAATTGTTGAAGGTTTCTAAAGTGAATTGGATATCACGTGCTTATATTTTTAGAGAAGAGAAGTCGAAAGGCTTCTCTTTTTTATTAAAAAATCTGTGTATAAAGCTGTTTGTTTGCCTTTTAAACCTTATTCGGTGTCATCAGTCAGCTGTTTTCTATTGGACCATTTGAACCAGGCAATTCCTATAGTTGCAGAAAGTACAGAGGCTGTGATTATTCCCACTTTTGCTATTTGTAACAATCTTTCATCAGTTAATGAGAGCTCTGCGATAAAAATAGACATGGTAAAACCTATACCGGCCATCATGGATACTCCGCCTATGTCACTCCAGTTGGTTCCAGTAGGTAATTTGCCTAAGTTAGATTTTACTACTAAAGCAGAAGCTCCAAAAATACCTATCAATTTACCCAAACAAAGACCTACAATTATTCCAATGCTTATAGGATGTAAAAGCATCCCTAATACATCTCCTTTTAAAGTCACTCCAGCGTTTGATAATGCAAATAATGGAAGTATAAAATAATTAACGAGTGGCTTTATTTTTTGTTCCAAGCGTTGTAAGGGAGAAAGGACTTTTTTACTGTCATTTATTATTTCGGTAACAATACCTACTTGGTTTTCTCTAAGAAGTTGATGATCGGTAAAAGAAGTGTCGTGCAGTTGAGAAGCACTTTCCTTTATTTTTTTAACAAAAGTGGACTCGCTAATAACAGAACGAGCAGGAATACATAAGGCGGCTAGCACCCCAGCTAAGGTGGCGTGCACCCCAGAAAGGAAAAGGGCTACCCACAACCCAAAAACTCCGAATATAAAGTAAAACCATACGTTTCTAATTCCTATAAGGTTTCCTAAAAGCATGATCGAAAAATAAATTCCTGCTGCTAGTAAATTACTCAAATCCAGACCACCACTAAGAAAAAAAGCGATAATTAAAATAGCCCCAATGTCGTCTGCGGTTGCTAGTGCCGTTAAAAATGTTTTTGAACTATCGGACACTCCCTTTCCTGCCAAAGCTAACAAGCCTATTGCAAAGGCAATATCTGTAGCCATTGGGATTCCCCATCCGTTAGCTCCTTCACCATTATAGTTGATGAGTATATAAAGTAGAGCGGGTACCACCATACCACCCAGAGCACTAACTAAAGGTAGCGCAGCTTTTTTCACAGTGGAAAGCTCGCCTACCATAAACTCTCGTTTTACTTCAAGACCTACCATAAAAAAGAAGTAGGCCATCAAAAAGTCATTGATCCAATAATGCAATGATTTAGTTAATTCAGAACCTTCAAATCCTATAGTGAGCTTCAACTCCCATAATTCATGATAGGAGTGAGACCAAGGGGAATTTGCCCAGACCATAGCAATTACTACCATAACCAATAGGATGATTCCTAAGAAAGAGCCTGATGTGAAGAACCCTTGGGTCAACTGAGAAAGTCTCTTGGTGTAATTTTTAATCATTCTAATTCTTTTGATAAGCTCCTAATTTAGGAATTTAGTAGTTAAACTTTCATAAGGTATTCTTAGAATTGTGAGGAAGAGCCATTAAATGTTATAAGTGCTCTATACCATAAGCGATAAAGGAAGTGGATCTCTTCAATTAGTGATGTGGTAGGTATTTGTGATTGTTTCGCTTTCGCGAAAGCGCAACACAACTCTAAAATAACCTAACAACTATTTTATTTAATCTTATACAACCCAGTCAAAGTATTTTGCAGTGATTTGATCTTTATTTTCCAGTATATATTCTTTAAAGGCAATCGCAGCAGGCGATAGCTTTTTCTTCTTCAACCAGATAAGATTCCACTGAGTCTGTATGGGAAGCCCTTTATAGGGAATAACACTGATTTCTCCTTTCTCAACTGCATTTCTAATCCCTATCATAGGCATAATGGAATAGCCTATTCCGGCAATTACCGCTTGTTTAAGGGCTTCATTAGAAGTTAATTCTATCTTTTTATTTGCCAGCAGATTTTTTCCCTGAATAAAATTTTCCATAGCATTTCTAGTGGCAGAGCCTTGTTCTCTGTACAACAAAGGTTCTTCTGAAAAGATCGACTCCTTTTTACCTTTTCTGTTCTTTTCCCTTTCAGAACTGCCTACCAAATACAATTCGTTTTTCATAAGAGGTAAGGTGTCGAGATCAAGATGATCGGGCAACACAGATACTAAAGCAAAATCTACTTTATTCTCTTCGAGATCGTGAATTACAGTTTTTTTATTAGTCACATCCATGGAGAATTCCACACCAGTATGTTCATTTAGAAATCCAGAAAGGAAGAAGGGCATCACGTATTTACCAGTGGAGACAATAGAGAGTTTTAGTTTACCCGCTAGTTTCCCTTGATATTGACTGGTTTTATAATCTATTACCTGCACTTCTTCCAGAATACGTTGGGCAACATCAGCAATCTCATTACCGAAATCGGTCACATAGAGTTGGCGCCCGATCACTTCAGTTAAAGGAATCGGAAACTGATCTTGAAACTTCTTGAGTTGTATGGAGACTGCTGGCTGAGTTAGAAACAAAGCCTCTGAAGCTTTAGTAATGCTGCGCTTCTCTACTATTTGAAGAAATATCTGTAGCTGATGTAAGGTATAATGCATAATTAATTCTTATGTACTTCATTACAAATATAAATAAAAATTAATGAGTGTATGTTCGCATATTTGTATTGTCAATTAAAAATAAGTCAACTAATGTTACAGCAAATCAATACAAGAAGGTCTTCAGAGGGCTCGTTGAGATCAGAAAGTTCATTTAATGTGTTTACTAATATCGATTTGGACCGCATCTCTCAATTCTTGAGGTACATAGGTATTGCAGTTTTAAGTATTGCTTATTTTATTGTGACAGCAGTCTGTTTACTGGAAGATCATCCCATGTCATCTTTTTTAATGATGCCTATGGTAATTGTCCTTTTGGTACTTGCCATCTCAGTTTTATCTAAAATAAAAAATAACAACAAAAATTAACTTATGATGAATACAAGTAAAGAAGTTATGAATAAAGTACAACTTGTAGATGGCATATTTACTGCCTCAGAAGCCTCAGATATCGTAAGCAGTCTGATAGGAGAAAAAATTAATCTCCATAAATTACACAGACTTTCTATGTCTGAAGGTAACATCAACAGCGATACGGGCTATGATGACACTCGTGTAGTGGAACTAACTACCGAGAGAAAGGAATTTAAGGAACTATGCCGTGAAGCCCGACTAATGGGTAAGAAGATTAAAATCAACGGTATTCTAGAAATAGAGATCATCGACTAATTAGTAGTATCCTAAAAACCTTCCATGGATTTACACCTTTTGACAGATAACCTGTCAAATCCAGCGTTGCTATTCTTTATTTTAGGATTATTTGCTTCTCAGGTCAAAAGTGATCTGGAGATTCCTGAAAATTCTTCAAAGTTTATATCTCTTTATTTATTATTTGCCATAGGCTTTAAAGGGGGTCAGGAACTTTCGCACAGCATATTTACAGCTGATATTTATTGGGCTGTTTTTATCGGAATAGGATTAGCCATAACAGTTCCTCTATATACGTTCTTCATTCTCAGGCTTAAATTTTCTATCGAGAATGCAGGTGCGATCGCTGCGGCTTACGG of Nonlabens sp. Ci31 contains these proteins:
- a CDS encoding efflux RND transporter permease subunit; its protein translation is MFSRFLKRPVLAIVIAIVIVFMGLLSINKLPVSQFPEIAPTTVNIFIAYPGSSAEVLVNSTLIPLETAINGVQDMRYIASDATSAGEATIRIIFEPGTDPNEAVVRVKTRVDQVMPLLPELVQREGVIITPVQPSMLMYVNLFSDADKNDEKFLYNYSYTKIIPEIQRIEGIASAQILGSRKYAMRVWLKPDRMRAYNISAEEVLQAMDEQSVIARPGRIGQSSGIEAQSLEYVLTYEGRYNKEEQYKEIIIKANSEGEILKLKDIAEVELGSEFFDIYSNLDGKPSASIVLKQTLGSNASEVIQKVKDKLKEFETELPPGVAYKISYDVSNFLDASIEQVIHTLRDAFILVAIVVFLFLGDWRSTLIPIIAVPISLIGAFFVMQLFGLSINLITLFALVLAIGIVVDDAIVVVEAVHEKMEEEHLSPYKAVKKVIKEIGGAIIAITLVMVAVFIPISFMSGPVGVFYRQFSITMIGAISISAIVALTLTPVLCAMILKDNHGKPRKKSLVDKFIDGFNSRFEKLTGRYIKLLRLIVNRRVITFSILIVFCVGIFFTNEVLPSGFIPNEDQGTIYAIIQTPPGATLERTNDVAQKLQKLCLEVDGIESVSSLAGYEIMTEGRGSNAGTCLINLKSWSEREHSVHEIMEELEEKSEGLGAVIEYFEPPAVPGFGSSGGFAMRLLDKNNSTDYQEFDKVNKNFMTALSKREELTGVFTFFAANYPQIDLKINNEAAMQKGVSIGKAMENLNILIGSTYEQGFIRFGRFFKVYTQAGPEYRRLPSDLEKLYVKNDTGEMVPYSSFMTLEKKLGPNEITRYNLYNSASINGLPAEGFTSGDAIKAIQEVAEETLPRGYDIAWEGLSYDEAGRGSESIYIFGIVLLFVYLVLAAQYESFLLPLAVILSLPVGIFGSFLLLKFMGLANDIYAQIGLIMLVGLLGKNAVLIVEFAVQKRDQGATIFEAAIQGAKMRFRPILMTSFAFIAGLIPLVLASGAGAIANRTIGASAMGGMLLGTLLGVIVIPGLYYIFATMADGRGLIKNETRVTVSEEYYKYSEEGDTTRKELSRLRKLINKLGLKSTTDKE
- a CDS encoding TolC family protein, with amino-acid sequence MFSYKNNLIIIGLVFLLLQSCVPTRNVREVKTQLPESYQLEQGDTITSAHKKWNDFFTDPQLHTLIEQALANNQELNIMLQQIAVSQNEIQARKGEYLPFVNLRAGAEVEKVGEFTRNGAVEENLNIREGDAFPDPLTNYQVGLFASWELDVWKKLRNSKKAAVMEYLATVEGKNFMVTNLVAEIAGSYYELLALDYELKIINQNLEIQGASLEIVKIQKQAARATELAVKRFEAEVYKNRSERYDIKQQIVEVENKINFLIGQQPTVVMRSNQDFIEIEIDSVSKGIPAQLLQYRPDIRQAELELAAAKLNVQVARANFYPSFGIRSGVGLEAFQPKFLTSTPSSLLYSLAGDVVSPLINRNAIKAAYHTANDRQLQAVFEYEKTILNAYIEVANKLSAIENLKKSYDLKIEQVKSLNESIDISNKLFQSARADYMEVLLTQRDALNAKTELVETRKNQLLTRVGIYKALGGGWN
- the nhaA gene encoding Na+/H+ antiporter NhaA — protein: MIKNYTKRLSQLTQGFFTSGSFLGIILLVMVVIAMVWANSPWSHSYHELWELKLTIGFEGSELTKSLHYWINDFLMAYFFFMVGLEVKREFMVGELSTVKKAALPLVSALGGMVVPALLYILINYNGEGANGWGIPMATDIAFAIGLLALAGKGVSDSSKTFLTALATADDIGAILIIAFFLSGGLDLSNLLAAGIYFSIMLLGNLIGIRNVWFYFIFGVFGLWVALFLSGVHATLAGVLAALCIPARSVISESTFVKKIKESASQLHDTSFTDHQLLRENQVGIVTEIINDSKKVLSPLQRLEQKIKPLVNYFILPLFALSNAGVTLKGDVLGMLLHPISIGIIVGLCLGKLIGIFGASALVVKSNLGKLPTGTNWSDIGGVSMMAGIGFTMSIFIAELSLTDERLLQIAKVGIITASVLSATIGIAWFKWSNRKQLTDDTE
- a CDS encoding LysR family transcriptional regulator, encoding MHYTLHQLQIFLQIVEKRSITKASEALFLTQPAVSIQLKKFQDQFPIPLTEVIGRQLYVTDFGNEIADVAQRILEEVQVIDYKTSQYQGKLAGKLKLSIVSTGKYVMPFFLSGFLNEHTGVEFSMDVTNKKTVIHDLEENKVDFALVSVLPDHLDLDTLPLMKNELYLVGSSEREKNRKGKKESIFSEEPLLYREQGSATRNAMENFIQGKNLLANKKIELTSNEALKQAVIAGIGYSIMPMIGIRNAVEKGEISVIPYKGLPIQTQWNLIWLKKKKLSPAAIAFKEYILENKDQITAKYFDWVV